One genomic region from Tigriopus californicus strain San Diego chromosome 4, Tcal_SD_v2.1, whole genome shotgun sequence encodes:
- the LOC131879586 gene encoding RNA-binding protein 45-like — protein sequence MSHPSNTYTDKPRRTHNNNNHHHNHHHHHNSSPTYHGTIQEIWVLKDRVTGEPKGVTYIKFARTSEAALAMEEMNGRCIEGSPRPLKVLIAHSRDQGSRREMNEEERLVRLFVVVPKHLNEENLREEFAPYGDLDYVSIVKDRSTKESKGFGYVKYHRMSHAAKAFEECDRMFKPVFAEPKPQKSSYHESSGSSGGDRFGGPGSTASGSTTASMSASYDMLSYMDTSHTNPDGVCRLLVSASASVNQDQLWRLFDIIPGLDYCERGRQFSQSRSSRSFVVVFNNPQSAVYAKEKLHGFEYPPGQRLLVRFDANSDGHPAATNCNASSTGGGPARSSGTNSGFFPFSSSNGSPTLPKPGKNAAPQPPPILPLPGKANMATDLAHLTETIANATALLQAAGYSASAPQHPGTSPPNPSGETYDPSYCSVKLPAPQPLAAMESLVAERLFLVCTPVPPQLYALKDVFGRFGNLIDIYILNGKTCGYAKYAKKESADSAVAALHGQEICGSRLKVMAADPQDKTGDSGRKRPKISETDN from the coding sequence ATGAGTCATCCATCCAATACCTACACTGACAAACCTCGACGAACTCACAACAACAATAATCACcatcacaatcatcatcaccatcacaaTTCTAGTCCCACATATCATGGCACCATTCAGGAGATCTGGGTCTTGAAGGACAGGGTTACGGGAGAGCCTAAAGGGGTGACGTACATCAAATTTGCTCGCACATCGGAAGCCGCTTTGGCTATGGAAGAAATGAATGGTCGATGTATTGAAGGGAGTCCTCGACCTTTGAAAGTGCTGATCGCCCATTCACGTGATCAGGGATCTCGTCGGGAAATGAATGAAGAGGAGCGTTTGGTTCGGTTGTTTGTGGTTGTTCCCAAACATTTGAATGAGGAAAATCTGCGAGAAGAGTTTGCTCCCTATGGTGATTTGGACTATGTATCCATTGTCAAGGACCGCTCCACGAAAGAGAGCAAAGGCTTTGGCTACGTCAAATATCACCGCATGTCGCATGCCGCCAAGGCCTTTGAGGAATGCGACCGCATGTTCAAGCCAGTGTTTGCCGAGCCCAAGCCTCAAAAATCGTCGTATCACGAAAGTTCTGGGTCCAGTGGTGGGGATCGATTTGGAGGCCCGGGATCCACTGCCTCAGGATCGACCACCGCATCCATGAGCGCCTCTTACGACATGCTATCCTACATGGACACATCTCACACCAATCCGGATGGGGTTTGTAGACTTCTGGTGAGCGCCTCGGCCTCGGTGAATCAAGATCAGTTGTGGCGATTATTTGATATTATCCCCGGTTTGGATTATTGTGAAAGGGGTCGACAGTTTAGCCAGTCGCGGAGCAGCCGCAGTTTTGTCGTGGTTTTCAACAACCCTCAGTCTGCCGTTTATGCGAAGGAGAAACTCCATGGCTTTGAGTATCCACCTGGCCAAAGGCTGCTGGTTCGATTTGATGCCAACAGTGACGGCCATCCCGCAGCTACCAATTGCAATGCCTCCAGCACAGGTGGAGGTCCCGCTAGGTCAAGTGGAACAAACTCGGGGTTCTTTCCCTTCTCATCCTCAAACGGGTCGCCGACTTTGCCTAAGCCTGGTAAGAATGCGGCTCCTCAGCCTCCCCCTATTCTCCCCTTACCCGGCAAGGCCAACATGGCTACGGATTTGGCTCATTTGACCGAGACCATTGCCAATGCCACTGCTCTGTTACAAGCAGCTGGTTATTCCGCCTCTGCTCCCCAACACCCTGGGACTAGTCCTCCGAACCCGAGTGGCGAAACGTACGACCCCTCCTATTGTTCGGTTAAGTTGCCAGCTCCTCAGCCTTTGGCGGCCATGGAATCTCTGGTGGCTGAAagattgtttttggtttgcaCGCCAGTCCCGCCGCAGTTGTATGCCTTGAAGGATGTGTTTGGCCGATTTGGCAACTTAATTGATATCTACATCCTCAATGGGAAGACTTGTGGCTATGCTAAATATGCCAAGAAAGAATCTGCGGATAGCGCCGTTGCTGCCCTCCATGGTCAAGAAATATGTGGGTCCCGGTTAAAGGTGATGGCAGCGGATCCTCAAGACAAGACGGGAGACTCTGGACGAAAAAGACCGAAAATATCAGAAACTGACAACTGA